Proteins from a genomic interval of Arthrobacter sp. CAN_C5:
- the carB gene encoding carbamoyl-phosphate synthase large subunit, which produces MPRRTDLKSVMVIGSGPIVIGQAAEFDYSGTQALRVLKEEGLRVILVNSNPATIMTDPEFADATYVEPITPEVVAKIIEKERPDALLPTLGGQTALNAAIALDKNGVLEKYGVELIGANIAAIELGEDREKFKGVVARCGAESARSMIIHSIDGALEAAADLGYPMVVRPSFTMGGLGSGLAYNEKDLRRIVGQGLQYSPTTEVLLEESILGWKEYELEMMRDKNDNVVVVCSIENLDPVGVHTGDSITVAPPMTLTDREYQRLRDISIAIIREVGVDTGGCNIQFAIEPDTGRIVVIEMNPRVSRSSALASKATGFAIAKIATKLSLGYTLDEIPNDITQKTPASFEPTLDYVVVKVPRFAFEKFPAADPTLTTTMKSVGEAMAIGRNFTEALQKALRSLEQKGSQLSFDTSADIDVPALITAAKRPTTERLAQVQQALLGGGTIDELYQATGIDPWYLDQLVLLNEVAATVREAPALTEEMLRLAKRHGFSDEQIGALTHTPEAVVRGVRHALGVRPVYKTVDTCAAEFAAYTPYHYSSYDEEDEVGPHAKPSIIILGSGPNRIGQGIEFDYSCVHATMALREAGYETVMVNCNPETVSTDYDISTRLYFEPLTLEDVLEVIAAEDRSGGVLGVFVQLGGQTPLKLAQELADAGIPILGTSPEAIDLAEHRGAFSRVLDAAGLVSPKNGTAVSFEDSKKIADEIGYPVLVRPSYVLGGRGMEIVYDEANLSRYIANATEITEAHPVLIDRFLEDAIEIDVDALYDGTDMYLGGIMEHIEEAGIHSGDSACVLPPITLGADILQRVREATLAIADGVGVRGLINIQFALASDVLYVLEANPRASRTVPFVSKATGVQLAKAAALIGTGVSIAALRSEHGLLPARGDGGDLPLDAPVSVKEAVLPFSRFRTPDGTVVDSLLGPEMRSTGEVMGIDKYFDTAFAKSQSAANAALPTEGRVFVSVANRDKRSIIMPVKRLVDLGFEILSTGGTADVLRRNGIQATTVRKIAEGTGEHGEGTVVDLITDGTIDMIINTPSGGQARGDGYEIRAAATSYGLPVITTVPEFGAAVQAIEAMRSYEWSVTSLQEHAANLQAATEARDAAR; this is translated from the coding sequence ATGCCACGCAGAACCGACCTCAAAAGCGTCATGGTCATCGGCTCCGGGCCGATCGTCATCGGCCAGGCCGCCGAATTCGACTACTCGGGAACGCAGGCGCTGCGGGTGCTGAAGGAGGAGGGCCTGCGGGTCATCCTCGTCAACTCCAATCCGGCCACCATCATGACCGATCCCGAGTTCGCCGATGCCACCTATGTTGAGCCCATCACTCCCGAGGTGGTCGCCAAGATCATTGAGAAGGAGCGCCCCGACGCCCTCCTCCCCACCCTCGGCGGGCAGACCGCACTGAACGCCGCCATCGCCCTGGACAAAAACGGTGTCCTGGAGAAGTACGGCGTGGAACTGATCGGCGCGAACATCGCCGCCATCGAGCTGGGGGAGGACCGCGAGAAGTTCAAGGGTGTTGTCGCCCGTTGCGGGGCCGAGTCGGCGCGATCCATGATCATCCACTCCATCGACGGCGCGCTCGAGGCGGCAGCCGACCTCGGCTACCCGATGGTGGTGCGCCCCTCCTTCACCATGGGCGGGCTCGGCTCGGGTCTTGCCTACAACGAAAAGGATCTGCGCCGCATCGTGGGCCAGGGTCTCCAGTACAGCCCCACCACGGAGGTCCTCCTCGAGGAAAGCATCCTCGGCTGGAAAGAGTACGAACTCGAGATGATGCGGGACAAGAACGACAACGTGGTGGTTGTCTGCTCCATCGAGAACCTCGACCCGGTGGGAGTCCACACCGGTGACTCGATCACCGTCGCCCCGCCTATGACCCTCACCGACCGTGAATACCAGCGGCTGCGTGACATCTCGATCGCGATCATCCGTGAGGTGGGCGTCGACACGGGCGGCTGCAACATCCAGTTCGCCATCGAACCCGACACCGGCCGCATCGTCGTCATCGAAATGAATCCGCGCGTCTCCCGGTCTTCGGCCCTGGCCTCCAAGGCCACCGGCTTCGCGATTGCGAAGATCGCCACCAAGCTCTCCCTCGGCTACACCCTCGACGAAATTCCGAACGACATCACCCAGAAGACCCCCGCCTCGTTCGAGCCGACCCTCGACTATGTCGTGGTCAAGGTGCCCCGGTTCGCGTTCGAGAAGTTCCCGGCGGCGGATCCCACCCTGACCACCACCATGAAGTCGGTGGGTGAGGCGATGGCGATCGGCCGCAACTTCACCGAGGCACTCCAGAAGGCCCTGCGATCCCTGGAGCAGAAGGGCTCCCAGCTGTCCTTCGACACGTCAGCGGACATCGATGTGCCGGCCCTCATCACCGCCGCCAAGCGGCCCACCACCGAACGCCTCGCCCAGGTGCAGCAGGCACTGTTGGGCGGTGGCACGATCGATGAGCTCTACCAGGCGACGGGCATCGACCCGTGGTACCTGGACCAGCTGGTGCTGCTCAACGAGGTGGCTGCGACCGTCCGGGAGGCGCCCGCGCTCACCGAGGAGATGCTGCGGCTGGCCAAACGGCATGGCTTCTCCGACGAACAGATCGGTGCTCTGACCCACACCCCCGAAGCGGTGGTGCGTGGAGTCCGCCACGCCCTCGGCGTGCGCCCGGTCTACAAGACGGTTGACACCTGTGCCGCGGAGTTCGCGGCCTACACCCCGTACCACTACTCGTCCTACGACGAGGAGGACGAGGTGGGCCCGCACGCGAAGCCGTCCATTATCATCCTGGGCTCCGGTCCGAACCGGATCGGGCAGGGCATCGAGTTCGACTACTCGTGCGTCCACGCCACCATGGCATTGCGCGAGGCCGGCTATGAAACAGTCATGGTCAACTGCAACCCGGAAACGGTGTCCACCGACTACGACATCTCCACCCGCCTGTACTTCGAGCCCCTCACCCTCGAGGACGTCCTGGAGGTGATTGCGGCCGAGGACCGCAGCGGCGGCGTGCTGGGTGTCTTCGTGCAGCTCGGCGGGCAGACCCCGCTGAAGCTCGCGCAGGAACTGGCCGACGCCGGCATCCCGATCCTCGGCACGTCACCCGAGGCGATCGACCTGGCCGAACACCGGGGTGCGTTCAGCAGGGTCCTCGACGCGGCCGGACTGGTCTCGCCGAAGAACGGCACCGCCGTGTCCTTCGAGGACTCCAAGAAGATCGCCGACGAGATCGGTTACCCGGTCCTGGTCCGGCCGTCCTACGTTCTCGGCGGTCGCGGAATGGAAATCGTCTACGACGAGGCCAATCTCTCCCGCTATATCGCCAACGCCACCGAAATCACCGAAGCCCACCCGGTCCTGATCGATCGGTTCCTTGAGGACGCCATCGAGATCGACGTCGACGCCCTCTACGACGGCACCGACATGTACCTCGGCGGCATCATGGAACACATCGAGGAGGCAGGAATCCACTCCGGCGACTCGGCGTGTGTCCTGCCGCCGATCACCCTGGGCGCCGACATCCTGCAACGTGTGCGCGAAGCGACCCTCGCGATCGCCGATGGGGTAGGGGTCCGTGGGCTCATCAACATCCAGTTCGCGCTGGCCTCGGATGTGCTCTATGTGCTCGAAGCCAACCCGCGTGCCTCCCGCACCGTACCCTTCGTGTCGAAGGCGACCGGAGTGCAGCTGGCCAAGGCTGCCGCCCTGATCGGCACCGGGGTGTCCATCGCCGCACTGCGCAGCGAGCACGGCCTCCTGCCCGCCCGCGGCGACGGCGGGGACCTCCCGCTGGACGCACCGGTTTCCGTGAAGGAGGCGGTCCTGCCCTTCAGCCGGTTCCGCACCCCCGACGGGACCGTCGTCGATTCGCTGCTGGGCCCTGAGATGCGCTCAACGGGCGAGGTGATGGGGATCGACAAGTACTTCGACACCGCTTTTGCGAAAAGCCAGTCAGCCGCCAACGCGGCCCTCCCCACTGAGGGCCGGGTCTTCGTTTCGGTGGCGAACCGGGACAAACGCTCGATCATCATGCCGGTCAAGCGGCTCGTCGATCTGGGCTTCGAGATCCTGTCGACCGGCGGCACCGCCGATGTGCTGCGCCGCAACGGCATCCAGGCCACCACCGTGCGCAAGATCGCCGAGGGCACCGGTGAGCACGGTGAAGGCACCGTCGTTGACCTGATCACCGACGGCACCATCGACATGATTATCAACACCCCCTCGGGCGGTCAGGCCCGCGGCGACGGCTACGAGATCCGAGCGGCCGCGACCTCCTACGGGCTTCCGGTCATCACGACCGTCCCCGAGTTCGGCGCTGCCGTCCAAGCGATCGAGGCCATGCGCTCCTACGAGTGGTCGGTGACCAGCCTCCAGGAACACGCCGCCAACCTGCAGGCGGCAACCGAGGCCCGCGATGCCGCACGATAG
- the pyrF gene encoding orotidine-5'-phosphate decarboxylase, which produces MPHDRPSFGVRLASRMQERGSLCVGIDPHPALLRDWGLTDDAAGCERFALTVLAAVGETAAILKPQVALFERHGSAGMAALERLLADAADQGVLTIADAKRGDIGSTMAAYADAWLRDGSALAADAVTLNPYLGFESLRPALDLAAATGRGVFVLALTSNPEGAAIQHAVVSGQTGEPVADRPSNTPPSGHAVARLIADAAARENRDAVGLGSVGLVVGATAGTAVRTLGLDLQNLNGPILAPGIGAQGAGGKEVADTFGPASSLVVGSASRSILRAGPDSGKLRAAAEHATAELRN; this is translated from the coding sequence ATGCCGCACGATAGGCCTTCCTTCGGGGTCCGTCTGGCCTCCCGCATGCAGGAGCGCGGCAGCCTGTGTGTGGGAATCGACCCGCACCCGGCCCTGCTGCGTGACTGGGGACTGACCGACGACGCCGCAGGGTGCGAACGCTTCGCGCTGACCGTGCTGGCGGCCGTCGGCGAGACGGCGGCCATCCTCAAACCCCAGGTGGCGCTGTTTGAACGGCACGGCTCTGCCGGAATGGCAGCCCTGGAACGGCTGCTGGCCGACGCCGCTGACCAGGGGGTGCTGACCATTGCCGACGCCAAACGGGGAGACATCGGCTCCACCATGGCCGCCTACGCCGATGCCTGGCTCCGGGACGGGTCAGCGCTGGCGGCCGACGCGGTTACGCTCAACCCCTACCTGGGGTTCGAATCCCTGCGTCCCGCGTTGGACCTCGCGGCCGCCACCGGACGCGGTGTGTTCGTGCTGGCGTTGACCTCCAACCCGGAGGGCGCCGCCATCCAGCACGCGGTAGTGTCGGGCCAGACCGGCGAACCAGTGGCCGACAGGCCCAGCAACACCCCACCCAGCGGTCACGCGGTGGCCCGGCTGATCGCCGACGCGGCTGCGCGGGAGAACCGCGACGCCGTCGGGCTGGGATCGGTGGGCCTGGTCGTCGGAGCAACGGCCGGCACGGCCGTGCGCACCCTGGGCCTTGACCTTCAGAACCTCAACGGACCCATCCTTGCCCCCGGCATCGGCGCGCAGGGTGCCGGCGGGAAAGAAGTCGCCGACACGTTCGGGCCCGCATCCTCCCTCGTGGTCGGAAGCGCGAGCCGCAGCATCCTGCGGGCTGGACCCGACAGCGGCAAGCTTCGGGCGGCCGCGGAGCACGCGACGGCGGAACTGCGCAATTGA
- the mihF gene encoding integration host factor, actinobacterial type has product MSLKPLSDSERTQAREKATAARAVRADLKVKLKSGETSVSDVVNGMSMDPAVGRLKVLDLLKALPGVGDVRASGIMNDVGIASTRRVRGLGVHQRQALIEHLAKQDPSP; this is encoded by the coding sequence GTGAGCTTGAAGCCGCTATCGGACTCCGAACGGACACAAGCGCGCGAGAAGGCCACCGCCGCACGTGCGGTCAGGGCAGATCTGAAGGTGAAGCTGAAATCGGGGGAAACCTCGGTCAGCGACGTCGTCAACGGCATGTCAATGGATCCCGCGGTGGGTCGGCTCAAAGTGCTCGACCTGCTGAAGGCGTTGCCGGGCGTGGGGGACGTGCGTGCCTCGGGCATCATGAACGACGTCGGCATCGCCTCAACCCGCCGAGTGCGGGGGCTGGGTGTGCACCAGCGCCAGGCATTGATCGAACATCTAGCAAAGCAGGACCCTTCGCCCTGA
- the gmk gene encoding guanylate kinase, whose protein sequence is MSQPRLTVLAGPTAVGKGTVSTYIRDNYPQVWLSVSATTRPARPGEVDGVHYFFVSNEEFDDLVATGQMLEWALVHGRNRYGTLRRTVDAAMADGKSVLLEIDLQGARQVKESMPEANFVFLTPPSWDEMVRRLIGRGTETEQEQQQRLETAKLELAAEPEFDHTVVNDSVQRAADELVSLMGLSPQAR, encoded by the coding sequence GTGTCGCAGCCTCGGCTGACAGTACTCGCCGGGCCAACGGCCGTCGGTAAGGGAACCGTATCCACCTACATCCGTGACAACTACCCGCAGGTCTGGCTGTCCGTATCGGCCACCACCAGGCCCGCGCGGCCGGGCGAGGTGGACGGAGTCCACTACTTCTTCGTCAGCAACGAGGAATTCGACGACCTGGTCGCCACGGGCCAGATGCTGGAATGGGCGCTGGTCCACGGCCGCAACCGCTACGGCACCCTCCGGCGGACCGTCGACGCGGCAATGGCCGACGGGAAATCGGTGCTGTTGGAGATTGACCTGCAGGGTGCCCGGCAGGTCAAGGAGTCAATGCCCGAGGCGAATTTCGTGTTCCTGACACCGCCCAGCTGGGACGAGATGGTCCGCCGTTTGATCGGCCGGGGGACCGAAACGGAGCAGGAACAGCAGCAACGGCTGGAAACCGCTAAACTAGAACTTGCCGCTGAGCCTGAATTCGACCACACGGTGGTCAACGACAGTGTTCAGCGCGCAGCGGACGAGCTTGTATCACTGATGGGACTAAGCCCTCAGGCACGCTAG
- the rpoZ gene encoding DNA-directed RNA polymerase subunit omega — protein sequence MSTQPEGIINPPIDSLLEASDSKYALVIYGAKRARQINAYYSQLHEGLFEYVGPLVDTRLNEKPLSIALREINEGMLVATPVESTEQ from the coding sequence GTGTCAACACAGCCTGAAGGCATCATCAACCCGCCGATCGACTCCCTGCTGGAGGCATCGGATTCGAAGTATGCCCTGGTGATCTACGGTGCAAAGCGTGCCCGCCAGATCAACGCATACTACTCCCAGCTGCACGAGGGACTGTTCGAGTACGTTGGCCCGCTGGTCGACACCCGTCTGAACGAGAAGCCACTCTCGATCGCCCTGCGCGAGATCAACGAGGGCATGCTCGTCGCCACACCGGTCGAATCAACCGAGCAGTAA
- the coaBC gene encoding bifunctional phosphopantothenoylcysteine decarboxylase/phosphopantothenate--cysteine ligase CoaBC — MRVILGVGGGIAAYKVASLLRLFTEAGHNVTVIPTDAATRFVGTATWEALSGNPVSNSVFDDVDKVNHVRLGQLADLVVIAPATADLVARAAAGMANDLLTGTLLMARCPVLMAPAMHTEMWEHPATVANIATLRSRGTLVLDPASGRLTGTDSGAGRLPEPADIFAAAMAACEGANHDRSPTASAPGSLVGRHLVITAGGTREPIDPVRYLGNRSSGKQGMALAAAALAEGATVELIVAHVEVPAPDGVDLVQVETAEQLRTATLRAAKQADALIMAAAVADFRPAEPVLTKIKKRPDGVDPVITLVRNPDILREAVEQRDAAGAGPVIVGFAAETGDPTADPLDHARQKLVRKGCDLLVLNQVGDGKVFGLDDTVATILDAHGAEPVEVAGTKTDVATAVVARVAAALTGRG, encoded by the coding sequence GTGCGCGTAATTCTGGGAGTCGGGGGAGGGATCGCCGCCTACAAGGTGGCGTCCCTCCTCCGACTCTTCACTGAGGCGGGGCACAACGTCACCGTCATTCCCACGGATGCCGCGACCCGGTTCGTGGGGACCGCCACCTGGGAGGCTCTCTCCGGCAACCCGGTCAGCAACAGCGTGTTCGACGACGTCGACAAGGTCAACCACGTGCGCCTCGGCCAACTCGCCGACCTGGTGGTCATTGCCCCGGCCACGGCCGACCTGGTGGCCCGCGCTGCCGCCGGGATGGCCAACGATCTCCTGACCGGGACCCTGCTGATGGCCCGCTGTCCGGTCCTCATGGCCCCCGCCATGCACACCGAGATGTGGGAGCACCCTGCCACCGTGGCCAACATTGCCACCCTCCGCAGCCGGGGCACGCTGGTGCTCGATCCCGCCTCGGGACGGTTGACCGGCACCGATTCCGGTGCCGGCAGGCTGCCCGAACCGGCCGACATCTTTGCCGCCGCGATGGCGGCCTGCGAGGGCGCCAATCACGACAGGTCTCCCACAGCGTCGGCACCCGGCTCGCTCGTTGGCCGGCATTTGGTAATCACCGCTGGTGGCACCCGCGAACCCATTGACCCCGTCCGCTACCTCGGCAACCGCTCGTCGGGCAAGCAGGGGATGGCGCTGGCCGCCGCAGCCCTCGCCGAGGGAGCCACCGTGGAGTTGATCGTCGCCCACGTGGAGGTGCCCGCTCCCGACGGCGTCGACCTGGTTCAGGTCGAAACCGCGGAACAGCTCAGGACCGCGACACTGCGTGCGGCGAAACAGGCCGACGCCCTCATCATGGCCGCAGCCGTCGCCGACTTCCGGCCAGCCGAGCCGGTGCTCACCAAGATCAAGAAGCGCCCCGACGGCGTCGACCCCGTGATTACCCTGGTCCGCAACCCCGACATCCTGCGAGAAGCCGTGGAGCAGCGTGACGCTGCGGGCGCGGGGCCGGTGATCGTGGGGTTCGCCGCTGAGACCGGTGACCCGACCGCCGACCCGCTCGACCACGCCCGCCAGAAGCTGGTCCGGAAGGGCTGCGACCTCCTGGTGCTCAACCAGGTGGGCGATGGCAAGGTGTTCGGACTCGATGACACGGTCGCAACCATCCTCGACGCCCACGGCGCCGAACCAGTTGAGGTTGCCGGTACCAAAACCGACGTCGCCACCGCAGTGGTGGCCCGGGTGGCAGCCGCTCTGACGGGCCGAGGCTAA
- the metK gene encoding methionine adenosyltransferase gives MKSANPVRSDLRLFTSESVTEGHPDKICDQISDAILDAMLRKDPKSRVAVETLVTTGLVHVAGEVTTEAYVEIPELVRQTLLNIGYDSSANGFDGARCGVSVSIGQQSPEIASGVFNSLENRQGTSADPYDAQGAGDQGIMFGYASDETAVLMPTPIWLAHRLSERLTTVRKDGTLDYLRPDGKTQVTIGYDGDVPVSVDSVVVSSQHAQGVNLDELRADLVTHVIDPVLAASELDISNVRHILNPGGDFVIGGPVGDAGLTGRKIIVDTYGGMARHGGGAFSGKDPSKVDRSAAYAMRWVAKNVVAAGLAKRAEIQIAYAIGMAQPVGIYVETFGTETVDPAAIGAAIREVFDLRPLGIINALDLLRPIYQKTAAHGHFGREDVGFNWELTDRVDKLRSYFNA, from the coding sequence GTGAAGTCAGCCAATCCCGTTCGCAGCGATCTGCGCCTGTTTACCTCGGAATCCGTCACCGAAGGCCACCCCGACAAGATCTGCGACCAGATCAGCGACGCCATCCTGGACGCGATGCTTCGGAAGGACCCGAAGTCCCGGGTCGCCGTCGAGACCCTCGTGACCACGGGGCTGGTGCACGTCGCCGGCGAGGTCACCACCGAGGCGTACGTCGAAATCCCCGAACTGGTCCGCCAGACGCTCCTGAACATCGGTTACGACTCATCTGCGAACGGGTTCGACGGCGCACGCTGCGGCGTCTCGGTGTCCATCGGGCAGCAGTCGCCGGAAATTGCCAGCGGAGTGTTCAACTCGCTGGAGAACCGCCAGGGAACCAGCGCGGACCCCTACGACGCGCAGGGCGCAGGCGACCAGGGGATCATGTTCGGCTATGCCAGCGACGAGACCGCCGTGCTGATGCCCACCCCGATCTGGCTGGCCCACCGGCTGTCCGAGCGCCTGACTACCGTCCGGAAGGACGGCACCCTGGACTACCTCCGGCCTGACGGCAAGACCCAGGTGACCATCGGATACGACGGCGATGTGCCCGTCTCCGTGGACTCGGTGGTCGTCTCCTCCCAGCACGCGCAGGGCGTCAACCTCGACGAGTTGCGCGCCGACCTTGTGACCCACGTGATCGATCCTGTGCTGGCGGCATCGGAGCTGGACATCAGCAATGTGCGCCACATCCTCAACCCAGGCGGCGACTTCGTCATCGGCGGCCCCGTGGGCGATGCGGGCCTGACCGGACGCAAGATCATTGTCGACACCTACGGCGGAATGGCCCGGCACGGCGGAGGCGCCTTCAGCGGCAAGGACCCGTCCAAGGTTGACCGTTCAGCGGCCTATGCCATGCGTTGGGTTGCCAAGAACGTGGTTGCGGCCGGCCTGGCCAAGCGCGCCGAGATCCAGATCGCCTACGCGATCGGAATGGCCCAGCCCGTGGGCATCTACGTGGAGACCTTCGGCACCGAGACGGTTGACCCTGCCGCCATCGGCGCCGCCATCCGCGAAGTCTTCGATCTGCGTCCGCTCGGCATCATCAACGCTCTGGACCTGCTGCGGCCGATCTACCAGAAGACCGCCGCGCACGGCCACTTCGGCCGCGAGGACGTCGGCTTCAACTGGGAACTGACCGACCGTGTGGACAAGTTGCGGAGCTATTTCAACGCCTAG
- a CDS encoding primosomal protein N' encodes MWTSCGAISTPSTRPPGNGNGDTSGGRATRQHPGATPRSSTAGTPPSSTAGTVGDHGAVQLSLLQGFPAAPRAAGAPVPAGELPVAQVLLDSPLAHLDRVFDYAVPEELADSAQPGVRVKVRFSGREFTGFIVARAATTDSTTRLLPLGKVLSAQPVLTPEVLALGRAVAARYAGTVSDILKVAIPPRMARVDAGFDETVAEQPVADEPEHDEKPSPAGDNDPGQPSAPLLTRYGNGASFLRHLAAGHSPRAVLTSLGGYGARDWPAEIAEAVATVWHAGRGAVVVVPDQRDLARVEAALALRLGSDNMVRLTAEDGPTPRYRNFLKLLHGQVRVAVGTRSAAYAPVQDLGLVCIWDDGDDLHQEQRAPYQHAREVLLLRAELQGCAALLAAGSQSTEAHRLVATGWAQSVAADRAEVRRSSPRVLHTGDEFQTARDPLAARARIPHAAWKAASDGLARGPVLLQVARTGFSPALACEDCREPARCTVCTGPLAQTGRGGPPGCRWCGRPDPRWACANCGSHRLRATVAGAIRTAEELGRAFPGATVYSSAGEHILDSVPDRPAVVVATPGAEPLAPNGYAAVILLDGSTMLSRESLRAGEDTLRRWFTASLLARPASDGGLVVITADDSTAVGHLVRWDPQGAAGRELSTRTELGLPPAVRFAALTGSREALTAFTADLDPALPLRTVGPMPVAPQPGRAPGGRQGGPGVRRDAAETQTSSADQQRLLVFFSYRSAPAATAWLKARKASLSAKGTSEPVHIRCDAADLI; translated from the coding sequence GTGTGGACAAGTTGCGGAGCTATTTCAACGCCTAGCACGCGCCCGCCCGGCAACGGCAACGGGGACACTTCCGGCGGACGCGCGACCCGGCAGCACCCCGGCGCCACCCCGCGTTCGTCGACTGCCGGTACCCCGCCTTCGTCGACTGCCGGTACCGTCGGCGATCACGGGGCGGTTCAGCTGTCGCTGCTGCAGGGATTCCCGGCGGCACCACGGGCCGCCGGGGCGCCGGTGCCCGCCGGAGAGTTGCCGGTGGCGCAGGTCCTGCTCGATTCTCCGCTGGCGCACCTGGACCGGGTGTTTGACTATGCCGTCCCCGAGGAGCTGGCGGACTCCGCCCAACCCGGGGTCCGGGTCAAGGTGCGCTTCAGCGGTAGGGAGTTCACCGGATTCATCGTCGCCCGGGCGGCCACCACCGACAGCACCACCCGGCTCCTGCCCCTCGGCAAGGTCCTCTCCGCGCAGCCCGTCCTCACTCCCGAGGTGCTGGCCCTAGGCCGTGCCGTCGCCGCCCGGTATGCCGGGACCGTCAGCGATATCCTCAAGGTCGCCATCCCGCCGCGGATGGCGCGGGTGGACGCGGGCTTCGATGAAACGGTCGCCGAACAGCCGGTCGCCGACGAGCCGGAGCATGACGAGAAGCCCAGCCCTGCAGGTGACAACGATCCAGGGCAGCCCTCCGCACCGCTGCTGACCCGCTATGGCAACGGTGCCAGCTTCCTCAGGCATCTGGCAGCGGGGCACAGCCCCCGGGCGGTCCTCACCAGCCTGGGAGGGTACGGCGCACGGGACTGGCCCGCAGAAATCGCTGAGGCGGTCGCCACTGTGTGGCATGCCGGCCGGGGCGCCGTCGTCGTCGTCCCCGACCAGCGGGACCTGGCTCGGGTTGAAGCCGCCCTGGCGCTGCGGCTGGGCTCCGACAACATGGTGCGGCTGACCGCTGAGGACGGGCCGACTCCGCGGTACCGCAACTTCCTGAAACTTCTGCACGGGCAGGTACGGGTGGCGGTCGGCACCCGGTCGGCTGCCTACGCACCGGTGCAGGACCTGGGGCTGGTCTGCATCTGGGACGACGGCGACGACCTGCACCAGGAGCAACGGGCGCCCTACCAGCATGCCCGCGAAGTGTTGCTGCTCCGGGCAGAGCTCCAGGGCTGCGCCGCGCTGCTCGCAGCCGGATCGCAAAGCACCGAGGCGCACCGGCTGGTGGCTACTGGCTGGGCGCAGTCGGTCGCCGCGGACCGGGCCGAGGTCCGGCGCAGCAGCCCGCGGGTACTCCACACCGGGGACGAGTTCCAGACGGCCCGCGATCCACTGGCGGCCCGCGCACGGATCCCGCACGCAGCGTGGAAGGCTGCCTCCGACGGGCTGGCCCGGGGGCCGGTGCTCCTGCAGGTGGCACGGACCGGATTCTCACCGGCACTGGCTTGCGAGGACTGCCGGGAACCGGCCCGCTGTACCGTGTGTACCGGCCCGCTGGCCCAGACCGGGCGGGGCGGACCTCCCGGGTGCCGCTGGTGCGGACGGCCTGACCCACGGTGGGCCTGCGCCAACTGCGGAAGCCACCGGTTACGTGCGACAGTCGCCGGTGCCATTCGGACCGCCGAAGAGTTGGGGCGCGCCTTTCCCGGGGCGACGGTCTATTCCTCTGCCGGCGAGCACATCCTGGACTCAGTACCCGACCGTCCAGCCGTCGTCGTCGCCACGCCCGGGGCTGAGCCGCTCGCCCCGAACGGCTACGCGGCGGTGATCCTCCTGGACGGGTCGACGATGCTGTCCCGGGAATCCCTCCGGGCTGGGGAGGACACCCTGCGGCGCTGGTTTACCGCATCGCTGCTCGCGCGCCCCGCGAGCGACGGCGGCCTGGTGGTCATCACCGCTGATGATTCCACTGCGGTGGGTCACCTGGTGCGCTGGGATCCGCAGGGCGCTGCCGGGCGGGAGTTGTCCACCCGGACCGAACTGGGTTTGCCGCCCGCCGTCCGCTTCGCCGCCCTGACCGGGTCCCGGGAAGCTCTGACCGCGTTCACGGCCGACCTCGATCCGGCCCTGCCCCTTCGCACCGTGGGCCCCATGCCGGTTGCACCGCAGCCGGGCCGCGCCCCGGGGGGACGTCAGGGCGGACCCGGGGTGCGCCGCGACGCAGCCGAGACGCAGACCTCCAGCGCTGACCAGCAGCGGCTACTGGTGTTCTTCAGCTACCGCAGTGCACCGGCGGCGACCGCCTGGCTGAAGGCCCGCAAGGCGTCATTGTCAGCGAAGGGGACGTCCGAACCGGTCCACATCCGCTGTGATGCCGCGGACCTGATCTAG